The nucleotide sequence ATTGCCGTCGGCGAGGAGGCCGAGACCCTCGAGGAAGTCCACGAGCCCTTCCTCATCCAGGAAGGCTACCTCGCCCGCACCGCCCAGGGCCGCATCCTCACCGCCAAGGGCTACGGCGCCATCGGCCTCAAGGCCGCCACCGGTAACCAACAGGACTTGCTGTAGTCCGGCTCGGATTCTCGCGCTCCTGGTGCTTCTTGCGGCCAATCCTCCGGGTTTCCCCATGAAGCGCTCCGCCCTCAACCAGATTTGCCGCGAAGCCCAGGCCTGTTTCACGCGGCATCATTGGGCGCTGCCCCCGAGCCCCCACTGGGACGTGACCGACTTCGGCCTCGGCGACTTCGACCGTTACGGCCTGGTGCTCGTGAATCTCGCGACCGAACCCGAATACTGCGAGAAGCTCATGTATGCGCGCCGCGGCCAGACCACGCCCTGCCACACCCATGCCCGCAAGAAAGAGGACATCATCTGCCGCCACGGCGAACTCGGCCTGCGGCTGTGGCCGGCCCGCCCCGATACCACCCAGGCCCAGCCCGTCACCTTCGCCGTGCCTCTCAACGGCGTTCCCCTATCCGTCCGCGGCGGTGAATTGTTTCCCCTCGCCGCCGGCTCGCGGGTGACGCTCGTGCCCGGCGTGTGGCACGAATTCGCGCCGCTCAGCGACGACTGCATCATCGGCGAGGTGTCGACCGCCAACGACGACCAGCACGACAACTTCTTCCTCAACCCCGCCGTCGGCCGTTTTCCTCGCCTCGAGGAGGACGAGCCCGCTCTTATCCGCCTGCTTTCCGAATCATGAATCCGCTCCGCCTGCTGCTTTGCCTTCTGCTCACCGTCGGTTGCGCGCTGCGCGCCACACAAATTCGCCTCCACACCGACCTCGGCGTGATCGAGGCCGAGCTCGACGCCGCCCACGCCCCGGCCACCGTCGCCAACTTCCTGAAATACGTCGACGCCGGCCGCTACACCGGCGGGGTTTTCCACCGCACGGTCACGCTCCAGCCCGACAACCAGCCGAACAACACAGTGAAGATCGAGGTCATCCAAGGCGGCGTGAATCCGGAATATTCTGAAAAAGACTGGCCCGCCCTCGCCCTCGAGCGCACCCGCGACACCGGCCTCTCTCACCTCGACGGCACCCTCTCCATGGCCCGCGCCGGCCCCGACACCGCCACCTCGGATTTCTTCATCTGCGTCGGCGCCCAGCCCGAGCTCGACTTCGGCGGCAAACGCAACCCCGATGGCCAGGGCTTCGCCGCCTTCGGCCGCGTCACGCAAGGCATGGACATCGTGAAGAAAATCCAGACAGCCCCCGCCGACGGCCAGAAACTCACTCCCCCGGTCAAAATCTTGAAGATCGAGCGTCTGCCCTGATTCCGATCCACCACCCGAATCTCCCGAAGGTCGTTTCGATTTGCCTGAAGGGGAACCCGGCCTCCTGACGGGTTGTTCGAGCCATCCCCTTACCTGCCCCTCAGCTCGAAGATCGTCACCTCCGGCCGCACGTTGAACCGCACCCGC is from Lacunisphaera limnophila and encodes:
- a CDS encoding D-lyxose/D-mannose family sugar isomerase encodes the protein MKRSALNQICREAQACFTRHHWALPPSPHWDVTDFGLGDFDRYGLVLVNLATEPEYCEKLMYARRGQTTPCHTHARKKEDIICRHGELGLRLWPARPDTTQAQPVTFAVPLNGVPLSVRGGELFPLAAGSRVTLVPGVWHEFAPLSDDCIIGEVSTANDDQHDNFFLNPAVGRFPRLEEDEPALIRLLSES
- a CDS encoding peptidylprolyl isomerase, giving the protein MNPLRLLLCLLLTVGCALRATQIRLHTDLGVIEAELDAAHAPATVANFLKYVDAGRYTGGVFHRTVTLQPDNQPNNTVKIEVIQGGVNPEYSEKDWPALALERTRDTGLSHLDGTLSMARAGPDTATSDFFICVGAQPELDFGGKRNPDGQGFAAFGRVTQGMDIVKKIQTAPADGQKLTPPVKILKIERLP